One Methanocaldococcus infernus ME DNA segment encodes these proteins:
- a CDS encoding 50S ribosomal protein L30e: MDINKAIRTAVDTGKVILGSKRTIKFIKHGEGKLVILASKIPKEIEEDVKYYAKLSNIPIYQHNVTSLELGAICGKPFPVAALVILDEGLSNIMEIVKGDK, encoded by the coding sequence ATGGATATAAACAAGGCAATAAGAACAGCTGTTGATACTGGAAAAGTTATCTTAGGTTCAAAAAGAACTATAAAATTCATTAAACACGGTGAAGGGAAATTAGTTATATTAGCCAGTAAAATACCAAAGGAGATAGAAGAGGATGTTAAATACTATGCAAAGCTCTCAAACATTCCTATCTATCAGCATAATGTAACATCCTTAGAGTTAGGGGCAATCTGTGGAAAACCTTTCCCAGTTGCTGCTCTTGTCATCTTGGATGAGGGATTATCAAAC